TTATCGCCGCCATGGAAGCCGCAGGCCAGTAACTTTATCGCCTCCATGTAAGCTAAAAGCCCCCAAATGGGGGCTTTTTTGTGGCTGTGCGGTTCACTGCTCGAGATGCGCTATCACTTCATCCTGCTGCTTTAACACCTCGGCCGGCATCGCCGATTCGGGCAAGAGAGGATTATCGAGCGTCATCAGTTTGCGCCGATGCAGCTGCGCCTGCTTCAGCGCCGCCTTGTGGGGTGCAAAGCCATAAAAGAGCTGATCAAAACTGCCATCTGCCATGGCGGCTTTCAAGCCGTACTCCAGCCTTTCCGCCAATAAGGTATCCTGTTTGGCAACGAAGAAATACATCACTGCCGGGTAACGGATCAGCAGGTGGCTTTCTCCCGCCAACTCACTGATATTGCGACTTTCAGTCTCTGAATACAGCTCGGTGACCGCCCTGGGGAAAAGGTAACCGGGGTGGCGGCGGGTAAACTCGTACATGTCGCCTTCAGATACGTCCGTCGAGACTTCCAGCCGGTTGAGTCTGAGGATTTGTGTATCTGGCCAATCGCGCCCCTGAAGAAAGGTGAAGGGCGCAAAATCGCCCAGGCTCTGCACACCGGCAAGTGTTGCCAGATCATGCTCGTTGGCAGCCAGCAACCTGAGCCCATAAACCCCCTTCATAAGGGGGACACGTACCGGCAGGGCATCGAGTTCGCGGCGATAATTGGTCATGGTCCAGAACACATTGATAACACCATTATTCAGTTCCCTGAAATGGCGCCGCTGAGAGATATCTATGTCGAGTGGAGCCAGCTGATATGGGCCATATTTCGCTTTGGATTTCTCCAGCGCCAGTTGCAATAGCTGACCAAAATAAGCGTTGTTCGGATTGCGCTTCATCACGCTGGCATCCACATAGCGTACCGTCAGTGGCTCTGTGGCTGTACTGGGCAAACTCAGCGACAACAACAATGCAGCAAGGAATTGCCTTTGCAGCTTCATCATCTTTCCCCTTTGATGCGCTGCTTGTCTTCGTACATGGCCTTGTCGGCAACATGCAGCAATTCAGTGATATCCTGTCCATCCTCAGGATACCGGGCCGCCCCCATACTGATACTGATATTGAGGGTGATGTCTGCCATTTGCAGCGGCTGCTCGCAGGCCGCATGGCGAACCTTCATCAGTACATGGCTGATATCAGCGGGAGAGGTTAATCGGGGCAAAATCAGTAAAAATTCATCACCTCCCAATCGGGCAACCATGTCGCTGTTTCGCAGCACTGACTGCATGCGTTTGGCGACCGCCTTTAACATGGCATCGCCGGCGGCATGACCAAAACTATCATTCACCTGCTTGAAATAATTGAGATCCACGTTAATAACGGTAAAACGACCGTTAGGTGCCTGAATAAGCTTATTGAGCAGCGACATAGCAAATCGCCTGTTTGGTAAACCTGTGAGCACATCCTGCAATGACACCAGACGGGCCATACGGTAGGCATTGGAAACCATCAGAAAGCTCAGGAAGATAAACAGGGTTACACAGTATCCGATGAGACGCACCACATTGGTTGCACCCCAGGACCTTAACTCTGCTGGCTCGGCCAGCGCAATCTCCCAGGTGGCCCCCAGTAAATGTACCTGAGCAACAGCCCGCGCATTGTCGAAGTCGCTGCTTTGCCCAATGAATATGGGACCACGTTTATCGGGATACAGCAGCGTCCGAATGCCCAGCGTCATGCCTTCACCCAGATCAACGTCCCGAATACTGTTTATCAGGCGGTCGAGATCTATCACTATGCTGCAAACGCCCCAGTATTGGGTATTGGTGGGCGGGTCGGCAAACACAGGCGCACGGGCAATCAAGCCAATTCCCCCCTGGATCAGTGTGATGGGACCATCGAGGGTGATTTGTCGGGACATCCTCGCCTCCAGCACCGCCGGCATCTGCGCCGGGGTTTCCCGAAAATCAAGCCCCATCACAGACTCATTACCGGCCAGCGGATACACCAGAGCAACCACATCATTGGGGGCAATACTGATGCTGCGAATATATTCACCCTTGCTGGCCAGTTGGCCTGCGAGCAAAGTCCATTTGCTGTAGGGGACGTCGGGATTAAAGCTCAAAATGGTTGCAAGACTGTCTGCCAACAAAATGTCGGCATTCACCTTGGCCTCGATGTTGGCCCGGATAAGGGCCAACTTTTGCGAAAACCATTGTTGTTGTTCAGCCAGATAATCCCTTAAGTAACTGCGGTGTAAATATTCCACCGTAAACAATGACAGGAACCAGTACACAATGGCGAACGCCACAATCCAGAGTTTGGTACGGGCTAAATGGGTACTCTGCATAAACCACGTTTCAATAGAAAGGCTTACCTAAAGCATATCTGTATATCGGCATCCTGAGAAACCCCAAGCTGTAAAAGTACCAACCGGTTTTGCCGTCCAAGCCACAAAAAACTTACATTGTAAATTTTAATTGAGAATGTTTATCATTTGACTGCAATCTTTTAGGATCGGCTTCTTTTCTGTCTTTCTCTGGGGTCACCATGTCAATCCTGTCTGCCGGCACCTGCAAACTATTGGGTCGCAGCTTGTTGGCGATTTTGGGTGGTTATGGCCTTGCTGCCCTGTTTGCCGCTGCTCTGCCATTGTGGCTACCCCAGATAAGTGGCATGTCCCGCGCCGACGCAGCCTTGATTGGCATGATGCTGTCGTTTTTGATCTTCGCCCTGTGGATACTCTTCGCCTTTGCGGCCCGCAGCGGCACCAGGGCACTTATGCTGCACCTGCTGTTAAGCGCGCCACTCTTGTTGAGTCTGATGCTTCTGGAGGCGCCGGCGCCATGAAAGAGACCTTTTTTCGCACCATGACCTGGTTGCACACCTGGGCTGGATTGTTGGTGTGCTGGGTGTTACTGCTGGTATTTTTTGCCGGTACCCTGAGCTTCTTCCGCCACGAGATAAGCCTGTATGCCACACCCGAACTGCACAGTCAGGTGCTGGGCAGCGGTGTGAATACGAGTCTTGAGCAAAATCTGCGGCAGGGACAGGCTTATTTGTCTGCCCGGGTGCCAGATGCCCCCGATTGGTATATCGCCTTACCGCAGGAACGCCAGCCTTACCTGGCATTCCAATGGTCTGAACCGCGGGACAAGCAGCGACCACTCATCCACTCACAGCCGATAACCCTCAGTGGTGAACTGGCAGATGAACCCCGCCAAACCAAGGGGGGTGACTTTTTCTATCGGCTGCATTTCGATCTGCACTATATATCGGCGCTGACCGCCCGATACCTTGTAGGTATCTGCACCATGTTTATGCTTATTGCCCTGATAACCGGTGTCGTCATACATAAGCGCATCTTCAAGGATTTCTTCAGCTTCCGCCCACGCAAGGGCAGTCGTTCCTGGCTGGACGCCCACAATATCAGTGCGGTCATGGCCTTGCCGTTTCATCTCACCATCACCTACACGGGGCTGATTACCCTGATGCTGATGTATATGCCTTGGGCCACCCTGAGTGTATGGAACGGCGACACCAAAGCAATGCGTCAGGAACTGTCCCCGAGATTCGATCAACAAAAGGCCAGTGGTCAGCCACAGGACACCCTGGACCTCACCCTGCTGTTACCGCAGGTGAACCAGTTGTGGGGCGAGACCGCCGCCGTGAAGAATGTCAGGGTTCAGCATCCGGGTGACGCCAACGCCCGCATCTTTTTCACCCGGGATACCGGACAGGACATTACCGACGAGCGGGTACAACTGATATTCGACGGTGTAACAGGCAAGCTGCTTAATCCCGGCGCCCACCACGCTACTGGCAGTCAGCAACTGCACGATACTCTGATGGCGCTGCATACCGCGCGCTTCGCTGGCTGGCCATTGCGGATACTGGGTTTTGTGATGGGGTTGATGGGCTGCGCCATGATAGCCAGCGGCTGCCTGCTCTGGGCCACCAAGCTCAGGGAAAAACGTAAAAATACCGCCGGTCTCAAACTGGTCGAAGGGCTCAATCTGGCCGTGATCATGGGACTGCCGCTCGGCACTGTGCTGTTTTTCTATGCCAACCGTTTACTGCCAGCCCCAGCCCCTGGCAGGGCCGAAGACGAAGTGCTGGCCTTTTTCCTGGGCCTGCTGCTGTGTGGCGTGACTGCTCTGTGGCGCCGGGATGCCGCCGTATGGCGCGCCCTCCTTGGGATAACGGCACTGCTGGCGTTGCTGATGCCAGTGCTGAACACTCTGACATCCCCACAGGGTCTGGTGGGTAATCTGCTCAGTAATCAATGGGTATTGGTGTCGGCCGACCTGCTTTTTATTGTACTTGGCATCACCTGCCTCTTTGCACGTCGTAAGTTCGTTGTGCCTGTCCGGGCAACAATGCCAGCAATGGAGCGCACCGCATGATGGCTCTGGCGCTGTTTTTTCTGAGTTTTGGCAGTTTCGGCTTGCTGGCTGCCTCCCAGTTTGGCCATCACAGAACAATTTTCGGCGTGCCACCATCGGATACCAGGGCCAGGTGGCTGCAAGTGGCAGGGCTTGGCATGCTGGCGTTGGGAATGGCCTTGGCCATCGCCCTGGATGGCGGCTATGGGCTGATTCTGTTAATTACCCTGATGGCGCCCGCAGCTCTGGGACAAAGTGTGCTGCTTAACCTCAAACCCCGGGCGCTGAGGCTCTCGTTCTGGCTCGCACCGGCCGCACTCTTACTGCTGGTTCTTGCCGTCCGCTGAACACTGACAAGGATCTGTGTCGCAATCTTTTTGCATACACTCAATTTTTAATGATAATTATTTTTATTTAGTTTAGTATCCTTGCGAATTTACCACTCGAGGATACTAAAATCATGTCCAGCTCCAGCCTCTTCAGATTGACCGGGCTGTCTGTGGCACTGATGTCAGCCATGGCTGCCCATGGTCAGGACACTTCTGACATCAGTATCGAAAGGATGATCGTCACCACTAAAGCCACTGCACCTTCCACCACCAAGGGCGACTTCAGCTTGCTGAAGGCACCGCAGAACATTCAGATCTTGTCCAAAAATTTCCTTGATGATCAGGGTGTCGTGCATTTGGAAGACGCGTTGAAGAACGTGGCCGGGATACAACCCGGTGGTTACTATCAGGGTTACGACTACTTCCGAATCCGGGGTTTCGATGCCTCGCAAAACATCTATCTCGACGGTCTGCGCCTGAATGACAATGGCCTGGGTGCCAATGTGGAGCAGTCGAATCTCGAAACCCTTGAGGTGATGAAAGGGCCTTCCTCCACTCTTTACGGTGCAGGTGCCATCTCGGGTATGGTGAACCTGGTGACCAAACGGCCAACCCAAACCGACATGGGCAGCGTAAGCTTGCAGGGTGGCAATCTGGGCTACCGTGAGCTGGATGCCGACATTAACCGCGTACTGAGCGACGATGGTGACATCTTCGGCCGTGTTGGTCTGGCGTACCGAGAAGCGGCCAACAGCGTGGACCATATTGACGGACAACATCGCTTCTTTATCGCGCCGTCGCTCACCTTTAATCTGGGTGAAGACGCTGCTCTGACCCTGCTCACCAGCTACACAAAAGACGATAATCAGTTAGGCATGCCACTGCCTGCCATGGGAACTGTGCTGCCGTCACCGCTGGGTGAGCTGGATAAGGATCTCTTTTACGGCAACATCAAAGATCCCGGTGCCATCAACGACGAAACCTATCGTCTGGGTTACGAGCTGCGCTGGGACCTGACCGACAACTTGCAGCTGCGTCAGAATGTCCGATTCCAGGATGCCTCCAGCGATTGGCACAATCTCTACTATCCCAGCAGTTACGATGCCGACACCGGCGATTTGAACCTGTACAAATTCAGCTATCGCACCCAGTGGAAAACCTGGGCACTGGACACCGGACTCAATGGCCGCGTTATGCTGGGTGAAACCGAGCACCTGTTTACCGCAGGGGTGGATATCTTTATGTCGGATCTCTACACCAGCGGCGCCCTGGGCAGTGATTTCCCCACCATCAATCTCTACCAGCCGGATTACAGTGTCTTCCCTGATACCGAGGTCAATCAGTTCGGCCCCGAAAGCAAGGTTGAGAATCGTATTCTGGGTCTGTACGCCCAGGATCAAATTAATCTGGGAGAGCACTGGAGCTTTACACTGGGTGCCCGTTTCGATCGCTACAAGCAAGCCTACGTGGAAGACTACGAAACCAAACTGAGCCCGAGAGCCGGTGTCAGCTACGCTTTCAACGACGATTGGGTGGCCTTTGCCAGCTATTCTGAAGCCTTCACCCCCCAGTCCTATGTGGACAGTAATGGCAAGGTTCTCGACCCGGAAGAAGGCCAGCAGTGGGAACTGGGCCTTAAGAGCCGCGCCTTTAACGGTGACCTGAATGCCACTGTGTCCCTCTATGAGCTGACCAAAAAGAACATAGCGCTGGCCAATGTGGATGCCGGTGGCAACTTTACCTACTCCGCATCCGGCGAGCTGCAAAGTCGTGGCATAGAGCTGGATTTGCAGTGGCTGCTGACACAGGATCTGCAGCTGATTGGCCACGGCGCATACACCCATGCCGTCGATACCGAGCACGACAAGTGGGTCGCCAATGTACCCCGTTATGCCCTGGGTGGCTGGCTAAAATACAACTTGGATGACATGCTCGATGGTCTGAGCGTGGCGGCCGGTGTCAATCACTACGGCAAGCAGCAAGGCAACGTACAGGCGGTACTGACTGACAGCAGCGAAGGCGACTTTTACCTGCCAGCCTACACTCTGGTTGACCTGAACCTGACCTACAGCTGGGACCAGTACGATCTGCGCTTTATCGTCAACAACCTGACCGATGAAGACTACTTCTCTGGCTCCGACAGTCTGCTGCGGGTACTGCCGGGCAGCGGCCGTGAAGTGAAACTCAGCTTCACTGCCAACTGGTAATCCCATGCGCAGATTACTGTGGAAATGGCACGGATTGGCAGGGCTGATTACCGCCCTGCCGCTCTTTGTTATCGCACTGACGGGCAGCTTGCTGGTGTTTAAGGCAGAGCTCGACAGTCTGTTAATGCCAGAGGTGGTTAACGCCAGCACCGGGCCGCGCCTGACGATGAATCAATTGGTGGCCAGTGCCAATCAGCAGCTGTCTGACAGTGAGATCCTTGGCTGGCAATTTGGCCAGAGCGGTGAAGCGGATACCCTGTTTGTGGCCGCCATGGGCAGCTACGATTGGCAAAAGGTGTGGCTCGACCCTGCCAGCGGTTCGCTGCTGACACCGCCGGTATCCCTCACCTGGGCCATCACCGACTGGCTGCTGGATCTGCACTACATGTTGCTGCTGGATCACGCCGGTTTATTGATTGCCGGCATCATGGCCTTGCTGTTTTTGTTTCTCGGCATTTCCGGCATAGTGCTGCACCGGCAGTTCTGGCGAACCTTCTTCACCCTGCGCTGGCGTAAGGGATTGCGCCTGTTGCTGAGCGATACCCACAAGCTGCTGGGTATTGTGGGGGCGCCGGTATTTTTAGTGCTCGGTTTTACCGGCGCCTGGTGGAATCTGGAACACTTCTACGAGGAGGAGCTTTCGGGCCACGACGACAGTCAGTACATCATTAGCCAAAGCTACTACAGTCCGGCGCTGGATTTTGATGCGCTGCTGGCCGACACCCGCCGCCAACTGCCCACGTTCGTGCCAACGTATCTGCGTTTGCCCGACGCCAGTTATCCCGGGGTGCATTTCTTTGGCTATCGGGAGGATGGTGGCGTGCTGCGAAGCCGCTTCGGCTCAATTGTCAGCTATCACGATCAATCGGGGGTACACACCAGCACTCTGGATGTGGCCGGGGCGCCTGCCCTGTACCAGTTCACCGACAGTTTCAGACCGCTGCATTATGGTGATTTCGGTGGCCTCACAACCCGTATTCTCTGGTGCATCATCGGCTTCTTTCCCTGCCTGATGGCGCTCTCCGGGTTCTGGATGTGGCGCCAGCGCAGTGCTCGAAAAGTGCCGAGGCGCTGACAGCCCCTTTTAAAAACGCCGTACAGAAGACGCCATCCGGCGTCTTTTTCTTTTTACTCAGTATGTTAATAGAACGCCATTCTAACCACAGGTACTAGTACTGTGGCGAAAAATCATCGCTTCGCCTTATGTGGCCCCGCCCGCTCCCCCGGCACACTTGTCAGGCGCACAGACCGCCTGTGGCACCAGCAATGGATTGTCGGTCACGCTCTCATATAACAACATCAATAAAGGAACTGACCCATGAAAACGAAAAAGCGGCTGCTGAGTCTGGCACTCTTGCTGTGCCCCCTCGGCGCCATGGCGGACGAGCTGTGGATTATGACCGACAAGGACGCCGGATACAGTCTGCAAAGCCTGCTGCAAAGGCATAACCTCCAGCCTCAGCTGCGGGAAAGCCATGGCAAACTCATTACGCGTCTCAATGAAGATAAGCTGCTGGAACTGAGCGCCCTGATGCACAAGGAGCACAATCGCTGCGGCGGTTTCAGTGTGCATGCCAGCGAGGCCGATGCCCTGGCCGCCAGTCTGGTGCCAGTGAGCCAGGCGACGTTCAGTTTCCCCGGCGAGCCCAATCAGGCGGCGCGGGTGGCGGACATTCTGCCAAGACTTATGGCCAGCAATATCAAGGATACCGTCACCAGCCTCGAGACCTTCACCAACCGCTACTACACCACCAGTCACGGTGAAAATGCTGCCAATTGGGTAAAAGACAACTGGGCAGCGTTGGCTACCGGTAACAGCTGGGCCAATGCTGCGGTGTATGACCATGCCGACTGGCGGCAGGACTCAGTCGTCCTTACCCTTACGGGCAGTGAAGCGCCGGATGAGGTGGTGATCCTCGGCGGCCACCTCGACTCCATCAATGGCTACACCACAGAAACCACCCGCGCCCCCGGCGCCGACGACAATGCCTCGGGCATGGCCACCATCACCGAGGTCATTCGTGCCTTTATGAGTCAGGGCCAGCCCAAGCGCACCATCAAGTTTATCGGCTATGCCGCTGAGGAAGTGGGTCTGCGTGGCAGCGCCGAGATAGCCGCACAGGCCCGCAGCCAGGGGCAAAATGTGGTGGCGGTTATGCAGCTGGATATGACCGGCTTTAATGGCAGCACCGAAGACATAGTGCTGATGCAGGACTACACAGATTCGGGCCTGAATCAGTTTTTGATTAAGCTGATGGATACCTACCACACCGAAATCCGCTATGGCCTGGATGTGTGCGGCTATGGCTGTTCGGATCATGCTTCCTGGCACAATCAGGGCTACCCTGCAGCCATGCCGTTCGAGTCGCGCTTCAACGACTACAACCCCCATATTCACACCGCTCAGGACACCCTGGACAAACTCGACCCCACCATGGAGCACGCACTCAACTTTGCCAAGCTGGCCTCGAGCTATCTGGTGGAGCTCAGCTTTAACACCGGTGGCACCGGCCCCGAAACCGGCGAGCTTGAAAATGGCGTGGCCCTCACCGGGCTCAGCGCCGCCAAGGATGCCCAGAGCTATTTCACCCTGGCGGTACCGGCCGATGCCGAGAATCTGCGCTTTGTCACCGCCGCGAACAATGGCGATGCCGATCTGTACGTGAAGTTTGGCGCGCCGCCGTCGACCTCAGATTTTGACTGCCGCTCCTGGAATAACGGCAGCAATGAGAGCTGCGATCTGGCCCAGGCTACCGAGGGCACCTGGCATGTGATGCTGAAAGCCTACAACGCTTACTCTGATTTAAGCCTCACCGGCAGCTTTGATGTCTCGACCCCAACCCCCAACCAGCCTCCGGTGTCCAACTTCAGCGTCAGCTTTAACGGTGCAACCGGCCAGTTTGTCTCCAGCGCCAACGACAGCGATGGTCAACTGGTAAGCTGGCAGTGGAGTTTTGGTGATGGCAGCAGCGCCAGCGGTGCCAATGTCAGCCACACTTACAGCCAGTCTGGCCGTTACACGGTTTCGCTTACTGTCACCGATGATGATGGCGCCAGTGCAACCAGCAGCCAGAGCGTCGATATGACGGTGCCAGAGCCGCCACAGGGCGACATTGAGCTCACGGTAACCAAGGCCACCAAATCGCGTCTTGGCAGTGTTTATGTGGCGCTGAGTTGGGACACTGGCTCCGGCGATTACCGGGTGCTGCGTGATGGCGTACAAATTGGCACAAGCAGCCGCAGCAGCTATACCGACCGCTTTAAAGTCGGCAAAAATGAGGCTGTCTCGGTAAGCTATCAGGTATGTGACAACAGCAATGCCTGCTCGCAAATGGTGCAGGTAAATCTGTAAAAACAAAAACCCCCGGCAAGCCGGGGGTTTTCATTAGTCCATTATCAGGGATTAGCCCTGACGGCTGGCACGCTTACGGTCGTTCTCAGTCAGGAACTTCTTACGTACGCGGATGCTCAGCGGAGTCACTTCTACCAGCTCGTCATCATCGATGAACTCCAGCGCCTGTTCCAGGGTCATCTGGATGTGCGGAGTCAGCACCTGAGCCTCGTCGGTACCAGAGGCGCGCATGTTGGTCAGCTGCTTGCCCTTGAGGCAGTTTACGGTCAGGTCGTTTGAACGGCTGTGGATACCGATCACCTGGCCTTCGTACACTTCAGCGGCATGGCCAATCATCAGACGACCACGATCCTGCAGACCGAACAGGGCGAAGGTCAGAGCCTTACCGGTAGCATTGGAGATCAGTACACCGTTGTTACGCTGACCGATGTCGCCACCCTTGTATGGACCGTAGTGGTCGAACGTGTGGTACAAAAGACCGGTACCAGAGGTCGCAGTCATAAACTCGGTTTGGAAACCAATCAGGCCACGGCTTGGGATAACAAAGTCGATACGGACACGACCTTTGCCGTCCAACTGCATGTCTTTCATGTCAGCCTTACGGGTACCCAGCTTTTCAATCACAGTGCCCTGATGATCTTCTTCCACGTCAACGGTCAGCTGCTCGTATGGCTCGCACTTCTCACCGTCGATTTCCTTGATGATTACTTCCGGACGGGATACCGCCAGCTCGTAACCTTCACGGCGCATGTTTTCAATCAGGATAGACAGGTGCAGTTCACCACGGCCAGACACGCGGAAACGGTCAGGGCTGTCGGTTTCTTCTACACGCAGGGCCACGTTGTGTACCAGTTCCTGTTGCAGACGTTCAAGAATGTTACGTGAAGTCACGTACTTACCTTCTTTACCGGCAAACGGAGAGGTATTTACCTGGAAGGTCATGGTCAGGGTTGGCTCGTCTACAGACAGAGGAGGCAGAGCCTCAACGTTACCTGCGGCACAGATGGTGTCAGAAATCTTCAGCTCACCCAGACCTGTGACGGCAACGATGTCACCGGCGTTGGCGGTGGCCACTTCGTGACGCTCAAGGCCCATGTAACCCAGTACCTGGCCGATTTTACCGTTACGGGTTTTACCGTCGGCACCGACAACAGTGACCTGCTGGTTGGTTTTGACGCTACCGCGCTTGATACGGCCTACGCCGATAACGCCCACGTAGCTGTTGTAGTCCAGCTGAGAGATCTGCATCTGGAAGGCGCCTTCGGCGTCAGCATCCGGAGGAGACACTTTTTCAACGATGGTCTGGAACAGAGGAGTCATGTCTTCGCTTGGCTCATCGGGATCCAGAGTGGCAAAGCCGTTCAGGGCCGAGGCGTATACGATAGGGAAGTCCAGCTGTTCGTCGGTGGCACCCAGATTGTCGAACAGGTCAAATACCTGATCTATTACCCAATCAGGACGGGCGCCCGGACGGTCAACTTTGTTGATAACCACGATAGGCTTGAGGCCCTGGGCAAATGCCTTCTTGGTTACGAAACGGGTTTGCGGCATTGGGCCATCAACGGCATCCACCAGCAGCAATACAGAGTCCACCATAGACAGTACACGCTCAACCTCACCACCGAAGTCGGCGTGGCCGGGTGTGTCTACGATGTTAATACGGTAGTCATTCCACTTGATGGCAGTGTTCTTCGCCAGAATGGTGATGCCACGCTCTTTTTCCAGGTCATTGGAGTCCATCACGCGCTCGGTGGCTTCGCCACGGCTTTCCAGGGTGCCGGACTGGGAGAGCAGCTTGTCAACCAGGGTGGTTTTACCATGGTCAACGTGGGCAATAATGGCGATGTTACGCAAATTTTCTAACACGGTTAGCCTCTTACCATCTTGTTTCAGTGTGCGATGTTCCTATATGGGCGCGCCCAGGAACGGCCGGATTTGTTGCCGGCGGGGGTGGGAATATGACGTTTTTCTGAACTATTCCCCAGCCCCTTGCGTTAAAAAGCGTGCCATTCTACTCTAGCAGCGTCCTCACGGACAGGATTATTTTTTGGCCGTTTGGGAGAGCCAGGCCTTGCCCGACTGCACCTTTATCATGCACAGCCACAGAGTGCGCACCAACATTGTGCGCAGCATGCCCCGATTTGGTGCAAGACCTGTCCATTCTGGCCACCAGCTAAACACCATTTCTCTTATAATCAGCAAGTTATCATCTTGGCACGTTACTGGCTTTATCTGTGCCAAGTTTCGGTGCAGCCTGCAAAAGCCACCACCGACAAAAGTAATGATAGTAAGGGAAGACCCTTTACCCTACCGGAGACTCAAGCATGTCAGTTGAAAATGTGTTGAAGCAGTTGAAAGACCTGGAAGTGAAGTTCGTGGATCTGCGCTTTACCGATACCAAGGGTAAAGAACAGCACGTGTCTATTCCAACGCATCAGGTAGACGCCGACTTCTTTGAAGACGGTAAAATGTTCGACGGCTCATCCATCGCCGGTTGGAAAGGTATCAACGAATCTGACATGGTACTGATGCCAGATGCGACCACCTTCGTGCTGGATCCTTTCACCGAAGAAACCACTGCCATCATCCGCTGTGACATCCTCGAGCCAGGTACCATGACCGGTTACGACCGTGACCCACGCTCCATCGCCAAGAAGGCCGAAGAATACCTGCGCGCCACCGGCATCGCCGACACAGTGCTGATGGGTCCTGAGCCAGAATTCTTCCTGTTCGACGACGTACGTTTCGGCACCGACATGAGCGGCACCTTCGTGAAGATCGACGCCAAAGAAGCCGCCTGGAACTCAAGCACCAGCTACGAAGATGGCAACACCGGTCACCGTCCATTCGTGAAAGGCGGTTACTTCCCGGTTGCTCCGGTTGACTCTTCTCAGGACCTGCGCTCTGCCATGTGTCTGGTACTGGAAGAAATGGGTCAGGTAGTTGAAGCCCACCACCACGAAGTGGCCACTGCCGGTCAGAACGAAATCGCCACCCGTTTCAATACCCTGACCAAGAAAGCCGACGAAATCCAGATCCTGAAGTACGTGGTGCACAACATGGCCCACGCTTACGGCAAGACTGCTACCTTTATGCCTAAGCCAATCGTTGGCGACAACGGATCTGGTATGCACGTTCACCAGTCTCTGGCCAAAGATGGCGTTAACCTGTTTGCTGGCGACAAGTACGGCGGTCTGTCTGAAACTGCCCTGTACTACATTGGCGGTATCATCAAGCACGCCCGCGCCCTGAACGCTTTCACCAACCCAAGCACCAACTCTTACAAGCGTCTGGTACCACACTTCGAAGCCCCGGTAATGCTGGCTTACTCAGCCCGTAACCGCTCTGCTTCTATCCGTATCCCAGTGGTACCAAGCCCTAAAGGCCGTCGT
This portion of the Shewanella amazonensis SB2B genome encodes:
- a CDS encoding diguanylate cyclase domain-containing protein, coding for MQSTHLARTKLWIVAFAIVYWFLSLFTVEYLHRSYLRDYLAEQQQWFSQKLALIRANIEAKVNADILLADSLATILSFNPDVPYSKWTLLAGQLASKGEYIRSISIAPNDVVALVYPLAGNESVMGLDFRETPAQMPAVLEARMSRQITLDGPITLIQGGIGLIARAPVFADPPTNTQYWGVCSIVIDLDRLINSIRDVDLGEGMTLGIRTLLYPDKRGPIFIGQSSDFDNARAVAQVHLLGATWEIALAEPAELRSWGATNVVRLIGYCVTLFIFLSFLMVSNAYRMARLVSLQDVLTGLPNRRFAMSLLNKLIQAPNGRFTVINVDLNYFKQVNDSFGHAAGDAMLKAVAKRMQSVLRNSDMVARLGGDEFLLILPRLTSPADISHVLMKVRHAACEQPLQMADITLNISISMGAARYPEDGQDITELLHVADKAMYEDKQRIKGER
- a CDS encoding PepSY-associated TM helix domain-containing protein, with product MKETFFRTMTWLHTWAGLLVCWVLLLVFFAGTLSFFRHEISLYATPELHSQVLGSGVNTSLEQNLRQGQAYLSARVPDAPDWYIALPQERQPYLAFQWSEPRDKQRPLIHSQPITLSGELADEPRQTKGGDFFYRLHFDLHYISALTARYLVGICTMFMLIALITGVVIHKRIFKDFFSFRPRKGSRSWLDAHNISAVMALPFHLTITYTGLITLMLMYMPWATLSVWNGDTKAMRQELSPRFDQQKASGQPQDTLDLTLLLPQVNQLWGETAAVKNVRVQHPGDANARIFFTRDTGQDITDERVQLIFDGVTGKLLNPGAHHATGSQQLHDTLMALHTARFAGWPLRILGFVMGLMGCAMIASGCLLWATKLREKRKNTAGLKLVEGLNLAVIMGLPLGTVLFFYANRLLPAPAPGRAEDEVLAFFLGLLLCGVTALWRRDAAVWRALLGITALLALLMPVLNTLTSPQGLVGNLLSNQWVLVSADLLFIVLGITCLFARRKFVVPVRATMPAMERTA
- a CDS encoding TonB-dependent siderophore receptor, encoding MSSSSLFRLTGLSVALMSAMAAHGQDTSDISIERMIVTTKATAPSTTKGDFSLLKAPQNIQILSKNFLDDQGVVHLEDALKNVAGIQPGGYYQGYDYFRIRGFDASQNIYLDGLRLNDNGLGANVEQSNLETLEVMKGPSSTLYGAGAISGMVNLVTKRPTQTDMGSVSLQGGNLGYRELDADINRVLSDDGDIFGRVGLAYREAANSVDHIDGQHRFFIAPSLTFNLGEDAALTLLTSYTKDDNQLGMPLPAMGTVLPSPLGELDKDLFYGNIKDPGAINDETYRLGYELRWDLTDNLQLRQNVRFQDASSDWHNLYYPSSYDADTGDLNLYKFSYRTQWKTWALDTGLNGRVMLGETEHLFTAGVDIFMSDLYTSGALGSDFPTINLYQPDYSVFPDTEVNQFGPESKVENRILGLYAQDQINLGEHWSFTLGARFDRYKQAYVEDYETKLSPRAGVSYAFNDDWVAFASYSEAFTPQSYVDSNGKVLDPEEGQQWELGLKSRAFNGDLNATVSLYELTKKNIALANVDAGGNFTYSASGELQSRGIELDLQWLLTQDLQLIGHGAYTHAVDTEHDKWVANVPRYALGGWLKYNLDDMLDGLSVAAGVNHYGKQQGNVQAVLTDSSEGDFYLPAYTLVDLNLTYSWDQYDLRFIVNNLTDEDYFSGSDSLLRVLPGSGREVKLSFTANW
- a CDS encoding DUF3325 domain-containing protein, translated to MMALALFFLSFGSFGLLAASQFGHHRTIFGVPPSDTRARWLQVAGLGMLALGMALAIALDGGYGLILLITLMAPAALGQSVLLNLKPRALRLSFWLAPAALLLLVLAVR
- a CDS encoding PepSY-associated TM helix domain-containing protein codes for the protein MRRLLWKWHGLAGLITALPLFVIALTGSLLVFKAELDSLLMPEVVNASTGPRLTMNQLVASANQQLSDSEILGWQFGQSGEADTLFVAAMGSYDWQKVWLDPASGSLLTPPVSLTWAITDWLLDLHYMLLLDHAGLLIAGIMALLFLFLGISGIVLHRQFWRTFFTLRWRKGLRLLLSDTHKLLGIVGAPVFLVLGFTGAWWNLEHFYEEELSGHDDSQYIISQSYYSPALDFDALLADTRRQLPTFVPTYLRLPDASYPGVHFFGYREDGGVLRSRFGSIVSYHDQSGVHTSTLDVAGAPALYQFTDSFRPLHYGDFGGLTTRILWCIIGFFPCLMALSGFWMWRQRSARKVPRR